One Dietzia sp. JS16-p6b genomic window carries:
- a CDS encoding SPOR domain-containing protein: protein MSEEQWYYDIGTGQALQGKVTNWDNRMGPYATRGEAEAALDKAKARNEAWDAEDEKD, encoded by the coding sequence ATGTCGGAAGAACAGTGGTACTACGACATCGGCACGGGCCAGGCGTTGCAGGGCAAGGTGACCAACTGGGACAACCGCATGGGCCCTTACGCCACCCGCGGCGAGGCCGAGGCCGCGCTGGACAAGGCGAAGGCCCGCAACGAGGCGTGGGACGCAGAGGACGAGAAGGACTGA